The Streptomyces halobius genomic interval CCCGGTCGATGAAGCCCCGCAGCCGCAGGCCCGAATCCAGCACCGTCTCCACATACAGCTCGCGGTCGGCCGGCTCCAGACGCGTCGGATCCTCCAGCGAGAACCACCGCTCCACCAGCGCCTCGGCCTCCGCCAGCCACGTCCCCAGCCGCGCGCCGTCCGCGTCGTCCGCGAAGAGCTCCGCCAGCTCCGGCCGCTTGGCCAGCAGCTTCTCCCACTCGCCCGGCACCATGGCCCGCGCGCCGGGAGCCGTCCGCTGCACCGTCGGAGCGTCGAAGAGCCGCTCCAGCACCGCATGCACGACCGTCCCCCGCGTCGCCGCCGCGCTCGGCTTCTCCGGCAGCTTGTCGATCACCCGGAAGCGGTACAGCAGCGGGCACTGCATGAAATCGCTCGCCCGCGACGGGGACAGCGCCACCGGCCGCCCGGCCCCGCCCGGACCCTCGCCGCCCTGCGGCCCGCCCGCCGGCCCCTCACCCTCCTGCGGCCCCCGCTGCGGCCCCAACCCGCCGACGGCCCCCCGCGGGCCGCCCGCGCCCGGCCCGCGCCGCTCACTCTGCGCGGTCCCCTCGCCCTTCTCCGTGCTCGATCCCATGCCACAAGACCCTACGGCCCGCCACTGACAACCCCGCCACTGACAACCCCGCCAACACCCGCCCCCAGCTCTCAGGGACCAGGGGGGACCCCCGTCCAGGCCCTCAAGGAGCAGGCGCCCCCATCCGGCCCCCACGGCGGATCCCGGCCGACCGCTCCGCATACCATCGACGTCACACCCCTTCGCCCTGCATGATCGGGAATCACGCCCAACAGGCGCGAAGGCCGTATTCGACGAGGGGACGCCGTGGACGAGAGCGGGAAGCCGCAGGACCCCGAGAAGTCCGTGCAGCCCCAGCCGCCCAAGGACACCGAACAGCACAGGACACCCGAGCCCGGCGCACGGAAAGGCGGCGGCATCCTCATGGGCCGCCCCTTCGGCGTACCGGTCTACGTCGCCCCCAGCTGGTTCCTCGTCGCCGCCCTCATCACCTGGGTCTTCGGCGGCCAGCTGGAACGCATCCTGCCCGAGCTCGGCAGCGCCCGCTACCTCGTCTCACTCTTCTTCGCCGTCGCCTTCTACGCCTCGGTGCTCGTCCACGAGCTCGCGCACACCGTCGCCGCGCTCCGCTTCAAGCTCCCGGTACGCCGCATCCAGCTGCAGTTCTTCGGCGGCGTCTCGGAAATCGAGAAGGAGACCGAGACCCCCGGCCGGGAATTCGTCCTCGCCGTCGTCGGCCCGCTGCTCTCCCTCGCCCTCGCCGGCGTCTTCTACGCCGGCATGCAGGTGGTCGAACCGGACACGGTCCCCGGTGTCCTGGTCGCCGGCCTGATGATCTCCAACCTCATCGTCGCGGCCTTCAACCTGCTGCCCGGCCTCCCTCTGGACGGCGGCCGGATGCTGCGCGCCGTCGTCTGGAAGATCAGCGGCAGACCCATGACCGGCACCGTCGCCGCCGCCTGGGTGGGCCGCGCACTCGCCGTCACCGTCCTCATCGGCCTGCCGCTGCTCACCCACACCGGCGCCCTCGGCAACGCCCGCCCCGAAATCGGCGGCGCCGACTCCCTCACAGACGCCCTGCTCGCCGCGATCCTCGCCGCCATCATCTGGACCGGCGCCGGCAACAGCCTGCGCATGGCCCGGCTCCGCGAACGTCTCCCCGACCTGCGGGCCCGCATCCTCACCCGGCGCGCCGTCCCCGTCGAGACCGACACCCCGCTCTCCGAAGCGCTCCGCCGCGCCAACGACGCCGGCGCCCGCGCCCTCGTCGTCGTCGACCGCCAGGGCGAGCCCACCGCCGTCGTCCGCGAAGCCGCCATCGTCGGCATCCCCGACCACCGCCGCCCCTGGGTCCCCGTCGGCACCCTCGCCCAGGACCTCAAGGACGGCATGCGGGTCTCCGCCGAACTCGCCGGCGAAGACCTCCTGGAATACCTGCGCGCCACCCCCGCCACCGAATACCTCGTCGTCGAGGAAACCGGCGAGATCTACGGCGTACTGTCCACCGCCGACGTCGAGCGGGCCTTCGTATCGGCGATGGCACGTCCCGCCTGACCGCCCCTTCCGCTCCGCCCGTACACCGGTCCGCTGTCCGTACGGTCCGCCTGTCCGGCCTGCCCCTCCGCCGGCCTGTCCGCTTCGCCCGCCCGCTGATCCATAGGCTGGTCCCTCCGCGCCGCCTCTCCGCCGGCCCGCCGGTCCGTGGCCGGGCCCTCCGCCCCACACCGCGTCGTGCAGCGCGGGCTTCGTCCGGCGCACCTCTGGGTAGCCCCCACCTGGGGGAGAACAGCGTTCGATTCGCCCCGGGGGCCGCCGTTCGGCTAGGGGCCGCCGCTCGCCCGGAGGGCCGCCGTCGTGTACGCCCCACAGCCCGCCCCGGCCGCCCGCTGGTCAGTGGCCCCCGCACGGCCCGGTAGGCTGGTCACATGTCCGAACCGACCGGTGCCGCCCGCCGTCGCGGGCCCTTCAAGGTCGGGGACCAGGTCCAGCTCACTGACCCCAAGGGACGCCACTACACCTTCACGCTCGAAGAGGGAAAGAGCTTCCACACCCACAAGGGAGCCTTCCCCCACGACGAGCTGATCGGTGCTCCCGAGGGCAGCGTTGTCCGTACCACCGGGAACGTCGCCTACCTCGCGCTGCGCCCGCTGCTCCCCGACTATGTCCTGTCCATGCCCCGCGGCGCCGCCGTGGTCTACCCCAAGGACGCGGGGCAGATCCTGGCGATGGCCGATATCTTCCCCGGCGCCCGCGTCGTCGAGGCGGGGGTGGGCTCCGGCTCGCTCAGCAGCTTCCTGCTGCGCGCCATCGGCGACCACGGCATGCTGCACTCCTACGAGCGCCGCGCCGACTTCGCCGAGATCGCCACGCAGAACGTCGAGCGCTACTTCGGCGGCCCGCACCCCGCGTGGACGCTGACCGTCGGCGACCTCCAGGACAACCTCTCCGACACCGACGTCGACCGCGTCATCCTCGACATGCTCGCCCCCTGGGAGTGCCTGGAGGCCGTCTCCAAGGCCCTGGTCCCCGGCGGCATCCTCTGCGCCTACGTCGCCACGACCACGCAGCTGGCCCGCACCGTCGAGTCGATCCGCGAACACGGCACCTTCAACGAGCCGTCGGCCTGGGAGACCATGGTCCGCACCTGGCACGTCGAGGGCCTCGCCGTCCGCCCCGACCACCGCATGATCGGCCACACAGGCTTCCTGCTCACCGCCCGGCGCCTCGCCGACGGCGTCGAGCCCCCGCTGAGGCGCCGCCGGCCCGCCAAGGGCGCGTACGGCGAGGACTACGCAGGGCCGGGCGGGCGGGAAAAGGCAGCGCCGGGCGGGCGGGAGCAAGCAGCCCTTGGAGGACCGGAGCAGAAGGCTTCCGGGAAGGCCGGTCCGGCAGCCGCATCCGGTAGCGACGGCGGCTCCGCCGAGCACGGCTGACCGCCCCGGTCCGGCCGCCGAACCACCGGGCGCCGCCGACGAGTTCCGCCCCGGAACCGCCGGCGGCGCCGCTTCGTTTGAAGGTCCGGTAACGGCCCGCGAAACTCCGGTGGGAACGGTTCCGCACCGCCCCCTCCTGTGGAACGATGCTGGCCACTCCCTTCGCCACAGCTCTTCACAGGAGTTACCCCGCGTGCAGCCCTTGGGCCAGGACCTTTCGCACACCCAGCCCCGCCCCATGCACTGGCTCGCCACCGCCACCGCCATCTCGGCGGTCGTCGCGGCCGCGTCCTTCGTCCAGCCCCCTGATGCCACCGCCACGGGCTCGCGCGGCACCGGAGCCTCCTATGAGGCCAGGGCCGCCCAGGGAGGGGCCGTGGCCGCCCCCGACCCGCGCCGTGTGACCTTTCCGGTCGACTGCGGCCCCCACCGCCTCGACGTGGTGAAATCGGCCTCCGGCGACCTCGATCTCGACGGCACGACCGAGACCGTCGCGGTGGTCCGCTGCCACTCCGAGACCGGCACCCCGCCCAGTGGCGTCTACGTCCTCGCGCAGGCGGCCGGAGCCGAGGACACCAAGGCCCCGCCGCGGATCGTGGCGACCCTTGTCGCGCCCTCCCAGAGGCTCAGCGTCGAAAACTTCGCCCTCAAGGGCGACCAGGTTTCCGCGACGCTCCTGGGCTATTCCTCGCTCGACGTCCCGCGCTGCTGCCCCGACGTACGCAGGAGCGTCAAGTGGCAATGGCAGGACGGGAAGTTCGTCCAGAGTGAACTCCCCACCGCCACCAGCACGGGGAGTGCCTGATCCGTCACACGACGTAGGCCTGGTGTGGTCGATTCACGACCACACCACCCCCCCGTGCTCTCCGTACCGCCGCCGACCGGCCGCCCTGCTACTCGGCGTCCGGCCCGTAGACCTCCACCCGGTCCGAGGCCCGGCGGACGTGGATACAGTCGCCGGGGCACTCGTTCGCGGAGTCCCGTACGTCATTGAGCAGTGTCAACGGGACGGGCGTTGTGGCACCCTTGTCCTGCAGTAGCTCGTCATCGGGGCTCTTCACATAGGCCAGGCCGTCGATGTCGAGCTCGAAGACCTCGGGCGCGTACTGCGCGCAGATTCCGTCCCCGGTGCACAGGTCCTGATCGATCCAGACTTCAAGCTCTGGACGGGCTTCATCCTGCGCGCTCATCTCGCCTGCCGTTCCCTACCTACGTGAACCGTTTTTGTTTAAGTGGCGCCAGCCCTGACGGGTGTTGACCGTCTCGACGATACAACCGCTCGCTTTCCGATGTTGTTGGGTGGGTATTCCCTTGGCGTGAGGACGTGCGCAAGGGTGAAGATCGGACACACCCCGACAGTCTTTTCGATCTAGGGGTTTCAACCTGCACCGGCCCAGGTAGGGTCAGGAAGCGTCCAGCTCCTTGGAGGAGGTGAGGACCGTGGCAGCCCACGACGACGACATCAACCGCGGCATCCGGCCGGGGCGGGGGTCTGAAGATCCCGCCGGCCAGGTTGCCTATCTCGAGCAGGAGATCGCCGTCCTGCGACGCAAGCTCGCCGACTCTCCGCGTCACACGAGGATTCTCGAAGAGCGGATCGTCGAGCTGCAGACCAACCTGGCCGGCGTATCGGCACAGAACGAGCGACTCGCCAATACTCTCCGCGAGGCCCGCGACCAGATCGTGGCACTCAAGGAGGAAGTCGACCGGCTCGCACAGCCCCCGGCCGGCTTCGGTGTCTTCCTGCAGGCGAACGAGGACGACACGGTCGACATTTTCACCGGAGGCAGAAAACTCCGGGTCAATGTCAGCCCCAGTGTTGAGACCGAGGACCTCAGGCGCGGCCAAGAGGTCATGCTCAATGAAGCGCTCAATGTGGTTCAGGCCATGGAGTACGAGAGCGCCGGCGACATCGTCACCCTCAAGGAAATCCTTGAGGACGGCGAGCGCGCGCTGGTGATCGGGCACACCGACGAGGAACGGGTGGTGCGGCTCGCCGAGCCCCTGCTGGACACCACCGTCCGCTCCGGCGACGCCCTGCTTCTCGAACCCCGCTCCGGCTACGTCTACGAAGTCATCCCGAAGAGCGAGGTCGAGGAACTCGTCCTCGAAGAGGTCCCGGACATCGACTACACCAAGATCGGCGGTCTGAGCGGTCAGATCGAGCAGATCAGGGACGCGGTCGAGCTCCCGTACCTCTACCCCGACCTCTTCAAGGAACACGAACTCCGCCCGCCCAAGGGCGTCTTGCTCTACGGCCCGCCCGGCTGCGGCAAGACACTCATCGCCAAGGCCGTCGCCAACTCCCTTGCCAAAAAGGTCGCCGAGGTGACCGGGCAGCCCGCGGGGAAGAGCTTCTTCCTCAACATCAAGGGCCCCGAGCTGCTCAACAAATACGTCGGCGAAACGGAACGGCACATCCGCCTGGTATTCCAGCGGGCCAGGGAAAAGGCGAGCGAGGGCACACCCGTCATCGTCTTCTTCGACGAGATGGACTCCCTCTTCCGCACCCGGGGATCCGGCGTCAGCTCGGACGTGGAGAACACCATCGTCCCGCAGCTGCTCTCCGAGATCGACGGCGTGGAGGGTCTGGAAAACGTCATCGTGATCGGCGCCTCCAACCGCGAGGACATGATCGACCCGGCGATCCTGCGCCCCGGCCGTCTCGATGTGAAGATCAAGATCGAGCGTCCGGACGCGGAGGCCGCAAAGGACATCTTCTCGAAGTACCTCACGGAGAAGCTCCCCCTGCACGCAGACGACCTCGCCGAACACGGACAGTCGCGCAACGCAGCGGTCAGCGGGATGATCCAGTCGGTCGTCGAGCAGATGTACGCGGAATCGGAGGAGAATCGCTTCCTGGAGGTCACCTACGCCAATGGTGACAAGGAAGTCCTGTACTTCAAGGATTTCAACTCCGGTGCGATGATCGAGAATATCGTCGGACGTGCGAAGAAGATGGCCATCAAGGCCTTCCTCGAACACAACCAGAAGGGTCTGCGGGTCTCCCACCTCCTCCAGGCATGCGTGGACGAGTTCAAGGAGAACGAGGACCTGCCCAACACCACCAACCCGGACGACTGGGCCCGTATCTCCGGCAAGAAGGGCGAGCGGATCGTCTACATCCGCACGCTGGTCACCGGAAAGCAGGGCGCGGACACCGGTCGCTCCATCGACACCGTGGCGAATACCGGCCAATACCTGTAACGCCGCTCTCCGGCTGCGGATGTCCTGCACGGGGCGTCCGCAGCCGGACGCATTTCCGGGGACGCCGGCCGCCCCCGCGAAGGGCGCGACCGACCAGGGAAAACCGGACTGGAGCAATGACTGTAATGATCTCCCCAGCGCCGCAAAGGCGTTCTAGGCTCTTCGGTACCGCCGCATCACGCTGTGCGGGAGCGGGGATCGCATACGCACCGGAAGCGCAGCGGTACTTGAGCGCCGACCCCATCCCGGGGCGCCGCCGGGCAAGGAGGGCCGCATGACCGTACGGCGAGTAATGGGAATCGAGACGGAGTACGGGATCTCCGTCCCCGGCCACCCGAACGCCAATGCCATGCTCACCTCATCCCAGGTCGTCAACGCCTACGCGGCGGCGATGCACCGGGCACGACGTGCCCGCTGGGACTTCGAGGAGGAGAACCCGCTGCGGGACGCCCGTGGCTTCGACCTCGCCCGTGAGGCCGCCGACTCCAGTCAGCTCACCGATGAGGACATCGGCCTGGCCAACGTGATCCTGACCAACGGGGCCCGGCTCTACGTCGACCACGCACACCCCGAATACAGCGCCCCCGAGGTCACCAACCCCCGCGACGCCGTCCTGTGGGACAAGGCCGGCGAGCGGATCATGGCCGAGGCCGCCGAACGCGCGGCCCAGGTCCCGGGTGCCCAGCCCATCCACCTCTACAAGAACAACACCGACAACAAGGGCGCCTCCTACGGCACGCACGAGAACTACCTGATGAAGCGGGAGACCCCCTTCTCGGACATCGTGCGGCACCTCACGCCGTTCTTCGTCTCCCGCCAGGTCTACGCCGGCGCCGGCCGGGTCGGTCTCGGCCAGGACGGCCACGAGCACGGCTTCCAGATCAGCCAGCGCGCGGACTACTTCGAGGTGGAGGTCGGCCTGGAGACGACCCTCAAGCGCCCGATCATCAACACCCGCGACGAACCGCACGCCGACGCCGAGAAGTACCGCCGGCTGCACGTGATCATCGGTGACGCCAACCTCTCCGAGATCTCGACCTACCTGAAGCTGGGCACCACCTCCCTCGTCCTCTCCATGATCGAGGACGGGTTCATCGCCGTCGACCTCGCCGTCGACCAGCCCGTCCGCACGCTCCACCACGTCTCCCACGACCCCGGCCTGCGACACCTGATCACGCTCCGCAGCGGTCGCACACTCACCGCCGTACAACTCCAGATGGAGTACTTCGAGCTGGCCCGCAAGTACGTCGAGGACCGTTACGGAGCGGATGCGGACGAGCAGACCAAGGACATCCTGACCAGGTGGGAGGACGTGCTCGGACGGCTGGAGAACGACCCGATGAGCCTCTCCGGCGAGCTGGACTGGGTCGCCAAACGGGAGCTCATGGAGGGCTACCGCCGCCGCGACAATCTGGAGTGGGACGCGGCCCGGCTGCACCTCATCGACCTGCAGTACGCCGACGTACGCCCCGACAAGGGCCTCTACAACCGTCTGGCGGCCCGCGGCAAGATGCAGCGGCTGCTCGACGAGCCC includes:
- a CDS encoding tRNA (adenine-N1)-methyltransferase → MSEPTGAARRRGPFKVGDQVQLTDPKGRHYTFTLEEGKSFHTHKGAFPHDELIGAPEGSVVRTTGNVAYLALRPLLPDYVLSMPRGAAVVYPKDAGQILAMADIFPGARVVEAGVGSGSLSSFLLRAIGDHGMLHSYERRADFAEIATQNVERYFGGPHPAWTLTVGDLQDNLSDTDVDRVILDMLAPWECLEAVSKALVPGGILCAYVATTTQLARTVESIREHGTFNEPSAWETMVRTWHVEGLAVRPDHRMIGHTGFLLTARRLADGVEPPLRRRRPAKGAYGEDYAGPGGREKAAPGGREQAALGGPEQKASGKAGPAAASGSDGGSAEHG
- a CDS encoding RecB family exonuclease gives rise to the protein MGSSTEKGEGTAQSERRGPGAGGPRGAVGGLGPQRGPQEGEGPAGGPQGGEGPGGAGRPVALSPSRASDFMQCPLLYRFRVIDKLPEKPSAAATRGTVVHAVLERLFDAPTVQRTAPGARAMVPGEWEKLLAKRPELAELFADDADGARLGTWLAEAEALVERWFSLEDPTRLEPADRELYVETVLDSGLRLRGFIDRVDIAPTGEVRIVDYKTGKAPRPQYAEGALFQMKFYALVMWRLRGVVPRRLQLVYLGSGDLLTYDPSEGELRAVERKLLALWEAIQRATETGDWRPRPTKLCGWCDHQAHCPEFGGTPPVYPLPVRPADTAGGEQGRMG
- the arc gene encoding proteasome ATPase, with translation MAAHDDDINRGIRPGRGSEDPAGQVAYLEQEIAVLRRKLADSPRHTRILEERIVELQTNLAGVSAQNERLANTLREARDQIVALKEEVDRLAQPPAGFGVFLQANEDDTVDIFTGGRKLRVNVSPSVETEDLRRGQEVMLNEALNVVQAMEYESAGDIVTLKEILEDGERALVIGHTDEERVVRLAEPLLDTTVRSGDALLLEPRSGYVYEVIPKSEVEELVLEEVPDIDYTKIGGLSGQIEQIRDAVELPYLYPDLFKEHELRPPKGVLLYGPPGCGKTLIAKAVANSLAKKVAEVTGQPAGKSFFLNIKGPELLNKYVGETERHIRLVFQRAREKASEGTPVIVFFDEMDSLFRTRGSGVSSDVENTIVPQLLSEIDGVEGLENVIVIGASNREDMIDPAILRPGRLDVKIKIERPDAEAAKDIFSKYLTEKLPLHADDLAEHGQSRNAAVSGMIQSVVEQMYAESEENRFLEVTYANGDKEVLYFKDFNSGAMIENIVGRAKKMAIKAFLEHNQKGLRVSHLLQACVDEFKENEDLPNTTNPDDWARISGKKGERIVYIRTLVTGKQGADTGRSIDTVANTGQYL
- the dop gene encoding depupylase/deamidase Dop produces the protein MTVRRVMGIETEYGISVPGHPNANAMLTSSQVVNAYAAAMHRARRARWDFEEENPLRDARGFDLAREAADSSQLTDEDIGLANVILTNGARLYVDHAHPEYSAPEVTNPRDAVLWDKAGERIMAEAAERAAQVPGAQPIHLYKNNTDNKGASYGTHENYLMKRETPFSDIVRHLTPFFVSRQVYAGAGRVGLGQDGHEHGFQISQRADYFEVEVGLETTLKRPIINTRDEPHADAEKYRRLHVIIGDANLSEISTYLKLGTTSLVLSMIEDGFIAVDLAVDQPVRTLHHVSHDPGLRHLITLRSGRTLTAVQLQMEYFELARKYVEDRYGADADEQTKDILTRWEDVLGRLENDPMSLSGELDWVAKRELMEGYRRRDNLEWDAARLHLIDLQYADVRPDKGLYNRLAARGKMQRLLDEPDVQRAEHKPPEDTRAYFRGRCLEQYADDVAAASWDSVIFDLPGRDSLQRVPTLEPLRGTRKHVKELLDRCRTAEDLVRTLSGR
- a CDS encoding site-2 protease family protein, which produces MDESGKPQDPEKSVQPQPPKDTEQHRTPEPGARKGGGILMGRPFGVPVYVAPSWFLVAALITWVFGGQLERILPELGSARYLVSLFFAVAFYASVLVHELAHTVAALRFKLPVRRIQLQFFGGVSEIEKETETPGREFVLAVVGPLLSLALAGVFYAGMQVVEPDTVPGVLVAGLMISNLIVAAFNLLPGLPLDGGRMLRAVVWKISGRPMTGTVAAAWVGRALAVTVLIGLPLLTHTGALGNARPEIGGADSLTDALLAAILAAIIWTGAGNSLRMARLRERLPDLRARILTRRAVPVETDTPLSEALRRANDAGARALVVVDRQGEPTAVVREAAIVGIPDHRRPWVPVGTLAQDLKDGMRVSAELAGEDLLEYLRATPATEYLVVEETGEIYGVLSTADVERAFVSAMARPA
- a CDS encoding ferredoxin; amino-acid sequence: MSAQDEARPELEVWIDQDLCTGDGICAQYAPEVFELDIDGLAYVKSPDDELLQDKGATTPVPLTLLNDVRDSANECPGDCIHVRRASDRVEVYGPDAE